The stretch of DNA TCGTGCTCGGGCTCGTGGCCGCTGCGGGCTGGGCCGCGCTGGCCCGCCCCGCGGCTCGCCCCGTCGACGTGCTGCCAGCCGCCGTGACCGCGATCGTCGCCATCGTCGTCCTGCGCTGGCTCTCCCCTGGGCCCGACGAGCCCGACGAGGTCGCGGACGGCCCCGGCCGACGACGCCTCCTGATCGGGACCGGAGCGATCGTGGGTGCCGCGGTGGTCGTCGGATCGGTGGGCCAGTGGCTCACGGTGCGCGCCCGCGACGTCACCAACATCGTGTTCCCTCGCGCTCGCAAGCCCCTGCCGCCCCTCCCCCGTGGACTCGAGGCGCAGTACCGCGGCATCTCGTCGTTCCGCACGGACCGCGACGACTTCTACCGGGTCGACATCAACCTGACGGTCCCCGTGGTCGACCACGAGACCTGGACCCTGCGGATCGACGGCATGGTCGACCGACCCTACGAGCTGACCTTCGACGAGCTGCTCGAGCTCCCGCTCGTCGAGTGCGACATCACCCTGACCTGCGTCTCCAACGAGGTCGGCGGCCCGTACGTCGGTGCGGCCCGCTGGTTGGGGGTCCGGGTGTCCGATCTGCTCGAGCGGGCGGGGGTGCGGGCCGGTGCCGACCAGATCCTGAGCACGGCCGTCGACGGCTTCACGATCAGCACTCCCCTGGCGGCCGCCCAGGACGGCCGGGACATGATCGTGGCGGTCGCCATGAACGGTGAGGCGCTCCCCCGCGACCACGGCTTCCCGGCCCGCCTGGTGACTCCGGGGCTCTACGGGTACGTCGGCGCCACGAAGTGGCTCACACGGCTCACCGTCACGACCTACGAGAAGAAGTCGGCCTACTGGACCGACCGCGACTGGGCCATCGACGGGCCGATCAAGATCTCGTCGCGCATCGACACGCCCGCCGCGCTGAAACCCGTCGGCGCGGGTCGCGTCGTCGTCGGCGGCGTCGCGTGGGCTCAGGGTCGCGGCGTGGGCGCCGTCGAGGTCAAGGTGGACGACGGCGACTGGGAGCCCGCGGAGTTCGGCCCCGATGCCGGTGTGGACTACTGGCGCCAGTGGTACATGCTCTGGGACGCCGAGCCCGGCCGCCACACGCTCACCGTGCGTGCCAAGAGCCTCGACGGGGAGGTCCAGACCGAGAAGCGAGCGGCGCCTTTTCCCGATGGTTCCAGCGGATACCAGCAGATCGTGGTCCAGGTCACATGAATCGACCCATCCGGATGCGCCCCGGCACCGAATGACTGACAACTTCGTCACCCAATGAGAGGCACGATCATGAACCGCTTGCTCCCCCGCCGTACCGCAGCCGCCGCTGCCGCCGCCTTCATGTGCGTCGGTCTGGCCGCCTGCAGCAGCAGTGGCGACGACTCCAGCAGCAGCGAGTCGACGACGCCCTCCGCGTCCGAGTCGATGGCCGCCGAGGCGATGACCGGTCCGTTCGGCCCCGGCTGCTCCGCCGTCCCCACCGAGGGTGAGGGCTCCGTCGACGGCATGGCCGACGACCCGGTCGCGACCGCCGCGTCCAACAACCCCCTGCTCACCACGCTGGTCAAGGCCGTCACCGCCGCCGACCTCGTGGACACGCTGAACAGCGCCGAGGCCCTGACGGTGTTCGCTCCGACCGACGACGCGTTCGCCAAGATCCCCGCCGCCGACCTGGACGCCCTGCTGGCCGACAAGGACGCGCTGACCAAGGTGCTGACGCACCACGTCGTCGAGGGCCAGCTGGCGCCCGAGGACGTGGCCGGCGAGCACGAGACCCTCGCGGGTGACACGATCACCGTGGAGGGTTCCGGCGAGGAGTTCACCGTGGGCGAGGCTGCAGTGATCTGCGGCAACGTCGAGACGGCGAACGCCAAGGTCTACGTCGTCGACTCCGTCCTGATGCCCTGACCTGCGACTGACGGGACAACTCCGGTGAACCACCTGCGAGCAGTGCCCTCGGGCGGCGAAGAGTCGCCGCCCGAGGCGCTGGCCGACACCCTGAGGCGGTGCGGACGCGGCGACGAAGCCGCCTTCGCCACGCTGTACGACGAGACCTCCGCGCGCATCCACGGACTCGTCCGGCGGATCGTGCGGGACCGCGCCCAGAGCGAGGAGGTCACGCAGGAGGTCTACCTCGAGGTGTGGCGGCAGGCAGCACGGTTCGACCCCGCTCGCGGGTCCGCCCTGAGTTGGCTCATGACGATCGCGCACCGCCGGGCGGTGGATCGGGTCCGCAGCGCGGAGGCCGCCACGGCACGCGACACGCAGCACGTCCTGCGGGACGTCGCGGTGGCGCATGATTCGACGAGTGAGATGGTCGAGGCCCGGCTGGACGCCCAGCGCGTCCGCCGGGCCCTGGCCGGCCTCACCGAGACGCAGAGGGAGGCCATCGACCTGGCCTACTTCAGAGGTTGTACACACACCGAGGTCGCCACGATGCTGGACGTGCCCGTGGGCACGGCGAAGTCCCGCATCCGGGACGGCCTGATCAGACTTCGTGACGCGATGGGAGCAGAAAGATGAGCGACGTGCACGCGCTGTCCGGCGCCTACGCTCTCGACGCCGTCACCGACGCCGAGCGTGAGAGCTTCGAACGGCACATGGCCGGCTGCGAGGCCTGCCAGGCCGAGGTGGCCAGCCTCCGCGAGACGGCGGCCGTGCTGACCGAGCTCAGCCTGGAGGAGCCGCCCCCGGCGCTGCGCCAGTCCGTGCTCGCCGCCATCACCGAGGTGCGTCAGCTCCCGCCCGAGCCGGCCCGGCGTTCCCGCCGGCACCGCTTCGATCCTCGCCTGCTGCTCGTGGCCGCCGCGTCCGCCGTGGTCCTGGCCGCCGGCGTCGGCGTCGCGATCACCGAGCCGTGGAACGACGGGACCTCGCAGGTCCTCTCCGCGACCGACCGCGTCCTGGAGGACCCGCAGGCACAGCGGGTGACCCAGACGTTCGACGACGGCGCGAGCGCCACCGTGGTGCGCTCGGCCGCCGAGAAGCGCGCCGTGCTCGTCACTCACGACATGCCCGCGGCCCCGGAGGGTCACTCCTACGTGGTGTGGCTCCAGCA from Aeromicrobium phoceense encodes:
- a CDS encoding molybdopterin-dependent oxidoreductase; protein product: MNRHEAVSGVTSGLTAALAGLAAGHLAAALIAPAASPVLSVGSAVIDRTPTALKQFAIERFGTADKPILLGTVLVVTLLLAALGGLLARRSFIAGAAVVLGLVAAAGWAALARPAARPVDVLPAAVTAIVAIVVLRWLSPGPDEPDEVADGPGRRRLLIGTGAIVGAAVVVGSVGQWLTVRARDVTNIVFPRARKPLPPLPRGLEAQYRGISSFRTDRDDFYRVDINLTVPVVDHETWTLRIDGMVDRPYELTFDELLELPLVECDITLTCVSNEVGGPYVGAARWLGVRVSDLLERAGVRAGADQILSTAVDGFTISTPLAAAQDGRDMIVAVAMNGEALPRDHGFPARLVTPGLYGYVGATKWLTRLTVTTYEKKSAYWTDRDWAIDGPIKISSRIDTPAALKPVGAGRVVVGGVAWAQGRGVGAVEVKVDDGDWEPAEFGPDAGVDYWRQWYMLWDAEPGRHTLTVRAKSLDGEVQTEKRAAPFPDGSSGYQQIVVQVT
- a CDS encoding fasciclin domain-containing protein gives rise to the protein MNRLLPRRTAAAAAAAFMCVGLAACSSSGDDSSSSESTTPSASESMAAEAMTGPFGPGCSAVPTEGEGSVDGMADDPVATAASNNPLLTTLVKAVTAADLVDTLNSAEALTVFAPTDDAFAKIPAADLDALLADKDALTKVLTHHVVEGQLAPEDVAGEHETLAGDTITVEGSGEEFTVGEAAVICGNVETANAKVYVVDSVLMP
- the sigK gene encoding ECF RNA polymerase sigma factor SigK, encoding MNHLRAVPSGGEESPPEALADTLRRCGRGDEAAFATLYDETSARIHGLVRRIVRDRAQSEEVTQEVYLEVWRQAARFDPARGSALSWLMTIAHRRAVDRVRSAEAATARDTQHVLRDVAVAHDSTSEMVEARLDAQRVRRALAGLTETQREAIDLAYFRGCTHTEVATMLDVPVGTAKSRIRDGLIRLRDAMGAER
- a CDS encoding anti-sigma factor, with translation MSDVHALSGAYALDAVTDAERESFERHMAGCEACQAEVASLRETAAVLTELSLEEPPPALRQSVLAAITEVRQLPPEPARRSRRHRFDPRLLLVAAASAVVLAAGVGVAITEPWNDGTSQVLSATDRVLEDPQAQRVTQTFDDGASATVVRSAAEKRAVLVTHDMPAAPEGHSYVVWLQQGDEMVKAATMPQGPDNTVLLEGDALTASAAGVTVEEDPDTSEPTSDPIALFAF